In one Mycobacterium sp. NBC_00419 genomic region, the following are encoded:
- a CDS encoding putative bifunctional diguanylate cyclase/phosphodiesterase yields the protein MGHPKAAPRVAGSAALVALIGAVYFGWLAALQPDAGILALVVDSDTALVVVAAVAAFTSAMTARVTRGRVRAAWVSMTVGLAGFTLGAAIWRYYEVSGAIAPFPSVADAAYLVLPIATGVALVLLAAGLTRTSRTRLMLDGLVVAASFTIVVWVVILDEIMRVDIPSRFKIAVSLSYPVLDATVLTIAILVLARALPGQRRTLMLLTLAMTCIAVPDAVFVYLAATQRHIGVDSMDYGWLAGLLLMTAAAIAGRDFTVLDTVVAQPSSVASVWLPFIPVAGASVVALLEPPHLVRELPVLVPSAVLVVAFLARQLLTMSENRRLLVEVAEQALRDPLTGVGNRIVFNDHLNHAMQMRQRAGLTVGVLAMDLDDFKVVNDTLGHPVGDELLNLVAERILGCVRDGDTVARLGGDEFAVLLEGRDDHTQLIAHRVVEAFDRPFHIVGQELLVRPSVGLAVAEADDADVTAIELLKRADIAMYAAKRSRTGGVHTFNSEMLLAESPDSDLFDKPSSESRGHGAAAVRLLGELRQAIDHCELTLVYQPKFDLHTGSIVGAEALVRWPHPRRGVLAPDQFLPLVRRYGLMGRVNDFVVSKALDDVLEWRAAGVPIPIAINLFAPSMADLRLPDTISLALGNRGLEPSILTVEITEDLFLDNMERTKLVLARLRERGVRIAIDDFGSGYSALSYMRELTVDEVKLDRHFIAPMLDDPRAAAVVRAVIDLAAELGLSTVAEGIENAQTAKWLKEHGCTVGQGFFLSPPVASADLVTLFRRCPADRVGGYRDAVVETMRSR from the coding sequence GTGGGACATCCGAAGGCGGCGCCGAGGGTGGCCGGTAGCGCGGCTCTTGTCGCGCTGATCGGCGCGGTGTACTTCGGGTGGCTCGCGGCGTTACAGCCGGATGCCGGAATCCTGGCGCTCGTCGTCGACTCGGACACCGCGCTGGTTGTGGTGGCGGCCGTCGCGGCGTTCACCTCGGCCATGACCGCCCGGGTGACCCGAGGCCGGGTTCGGGCCGCCTGGGTGTCGATGACCGTCGGACTGGCCGGATTCACTCTCGGTGCCGCAATTTGGCGCTACTACGAGGTCAGCGGCGCCATCGCACCGTTTCCTTCGGTGGCCGACGCCGCCTACCTCGTTCTGCCGATCGCGACCGGGGTTGCCCTGGTACTGCTGGCCGCGGGGCTGACCCGCACCTCACGCACCCGTTTGATGCTCGACGGACTCGTCGTCGCGGCGTCGTTCACCATCGTGGTGTGGGTCGTCATCCTCGACGAGATCATGCGGGTCGACATCCCGAGCCGGTTCAAAATCGCGGTGTCGCTGAGCTATCCGGTGCTCGACGCAACCGTCCTGACGATCGCGATTCTGGTACTGGCGCGGGCGCTGCCCGGCCAGCGGCGCACGCTGATGCTGTTGACACTGGCGATGACCTGTATCGCGGTCCCCGACGCAGTGTTCGTGTATCTGGCTGCGACACAACGTCATATCGGCGTGGATTCGATGGATTACGGTTGGCTGGCCGGGCTGTTGCTGATGACCGCGGCAGCGATCGCGGGACGCGATTTCACTGTGCTGGATACTGTTGTGGCCCAACCATCTTCGGTGGCCTCGGTGTGGCTGCCGTTCATTCCGGTGGCGGGTGCCAGCGTGGTCGCACTGCTCGAGCCGCCGCATCTGGTCCGGGAATTGCCGGTACTGGTGCCCAGCGCGGTGCTCGTGGTGGCGTTCCTGGCTCGTCAGTTGTTGACGATGAGCGAAAACCGCAGGCTGTTGGTGGAGGTTGCCGAGCAGGCGTTGCGCGATCCGCTGACCGGTGTGGGCAACCGGATCGTGTTCAACGACCATCTCAATCACGCCATGCAGATGCGCCAGCGCGCCGGCTTGACCGTCGGTGTACTGGCCATGGACCTCGACGACTTCAAGGTGGTCAACGACACTCTGGGCCATCCGGTGGGCGACGAACTGCTCAATCTGGTCGCCGAGCGCATCCTGGGGTGCGTGCGCGACGGCGACACCGTGGCACGCCTCGGCGGTGACGAATTCGCGGTGCTCCTCGAGGGCCGTGACGACCATACGCAGCTGATCGCCCACCGGGTGGTGGAGGCATTCGACCGACCGTTCCACATCGTCGGCCAGGAGCTGCTGGTGCGGCCCAGCGTGGGCTTGGCCGTCGCTGAAGCCGACGACGCGGACGTGACGGCGATAGAGCTGCTCAAACGCGCAGACATTGCGATGTACGCCGCCAAGCGGTCACGCACCGGTGGTGTGCACACATTCAACTCCGAGATGCTGCTGGCCGAATCGCCGGACAGCGACTTGTTCGACAAGCCGTCGTCGGAATCGCGCGGGCACGGCGCTGCAGCCGTGCGGCTGCTCGGCGAACTGCGCCAAGCGATCGATCACTGCGAGCTGACACTGGTCTACCAACCGAAGTTCGACCTGCACACCGGGTCGATCGTCGGCGCCGAGGCTCTGGTTCGCTGGCCGCATCCCCGCCGCGGCGTGCTCGCGCCGGACCAATTCCTTCCGCTGGTACGTCGGTACGGACTCATGGGCCGGGTCAACGATTTCGTGGTCAGCAAGGCACTCGACGACGTCTTGGAATGGCGCGCCGCCGGCGTGCCCATCCCGATCGCGATCAACCTTTTCGCGCCCTCGATGGCCGACCTGCGACTGCCCGACACGATCAGCCTCGCGCTGGGCAACCGGGGTCTGGAGCCGTCGATCCTGACGGTGGAGATCACCGAGGACCTGTTCCTGGACAACATGGAACGAACGAAGTTGGTGCTGGCCCGCCTGCGTGAGCGAGGGGTCAGGATCGCCATCGACGATTTCGGCAGCGGCTACTCGGCGCTGTCCTATATGCGCGAGCTCACCGTGGACGAGGTCAAACTCGACCGGCATTTCATCGCACCGATGCTCGACGACCCACGCGCGGCGGCCGTGGTTCGGGCCGTCATCGACCTGGCCGCCGAGCTTGGCCTGTCGACCGTCGCCGAAGGCATCGAGAACGCGCAGACCGCCAAGTGGCTCAAGGAGCACGGCTGCACTGTCGGGCAGGGTTTCTTCCTGAGCCCGCCCGTCGCCTCCGCGGACCTCGTCACCCTGTTCAGGCGGTGCCCGGCCGATCGCGTAGGCGGCTATCGCGATGCCGTGGTGGAGACCATGCGGTCCCGCTAG
- a CDS encoding putative bifunctional diguanylate cyclase/phosphodiesterase yields the protein MSKAAHVVAAIAGAIFVAFVAWIVSGVSHGPALWAIDDLVLLVLTVPAGLFSAIAARSARGRLRLAWIAMTAALVAWGIGEAIWTYYELILDVVPFPSVADAAYLMFPVGACAALLLFPSEHAGPFRGRVFFDGLIVAGSLFLVSWVTILGPLYSARATDLLAFAVSLAYPISDVVVLTVAAVVLVRSGVEHRLTLTLLTVGLACIALSDSMFTFLAAKSQYASGDVIDIGWVAGLLLIAVAAAASRRTTNDQSDAPEMPGWASIWLPFTPLLLAGIIAAAQPVPVLRTQPVLIVAGLLVIAVLVRQFLAVNENRRLVVAVTQQALRDPLTGLPNRALFNERLDHAMALRERDGIAVGVVAVDLNDFKLVNDSLGHPVGDKLLTGVANRLLNSVRAGDTVARLGGDEFSVVVEGSTDAAHLVAHRVVESFERPFVIDGQELLMRPSVGLAIAEPDEPGLSADELLSRADTAMYCAKRARTRGVETYHPEMGVVSAAEREILGGGPLSANTGGVAAIQLLGDLRQAIADSELMLVYQPKLDLRTNRIVGVEALLRWPRPDREVLTPEEFLPLVRRHGLMAAVTERVLNRALDDALVWHAASFDMPVAVNLFAPSLANLGIPAKITDALTRRGLDPAALTVEITEDMFLDNIERTRAVLNELRHSGIRIAIDDFGTGYSALSYLRDLPIDEVKLDRHFVAPILTDPRGAAVVRAAIDLAHVLGLTTVGEGIEDAATADQLREFGCDIGQGFFFSPPVTSVQLLEMLRRQAPASTKSS from the coding sequence GTGTCCAAGGCTGCGCACGTAGTGGCTGCCATCGCCGGTGCAATCTTCGTCGCGTTCGTCGCCTGGATCGTCAGCGGTGTATCCCACGGGCCGGCGCTGTGGGCTATCGACGACCTCGTCCTACTCGTCCTCACGGTGCCTGCCGGGCTCTTTTCGGCCATCGCCGCGCGGTCGGCGCGTGGGCGGCTACGCCTGGCCTGGATCGCGATGACCGCAGCATTGGTGGCGTGGGGGATCGGTGAGGCGATCTGGACGTACTACGAACTCATCCTCGATGTGGTGCCGTTCCCGTCGGTGGCCGACGCCGCCTACCTGATGTTCCCGGTCGGAGCCTGCGCAGCTCTGCTGCTGTTCCCCAGTGAGCACGCGGGGCCGTTCCGCGGCAGGGTGTTCTTCGACGGTCTGATCGTGGCGGGGTCGCTGTTTCTGGTCAGCTGGGTGACGATCCTCGGCCCGCTCTACTCTGCCAGGGCAACCGATCTGCTCGCGTTCGCCGTCTCGCTGGCCTACCCGATCTCCGATGTTGTCGTGCTGACAGTGGCTGCGGTGGTGTTGGTGCGCTCGGGAGTCGAGCACCGGCTCACGCTCACTCTGCTGACCGTTGGATTGGCCTGTATTGCGCTGTCGGACAGCATGTTCACGTTTCTGGCGGCCAAGAGCCAGTACGCCAGCGGCGATGTGATCGACATCGGCTGGGTGGCGGGCCTGCTGCTCATCGCGGTCGCCGCCGCGGCGAGCCGACGGACCACCAACGACCAATCCGACGCACCGGAAATGCCCGGCTGGGCGTCGATCTGGTTGCCGTTCACCCCGCTGCTGCTGGCCGGGATCATCGCCGCCGCGCAACCGGTTCCGGTGCTGCGAACCCAACCGGTCTTGATCGTGGCGGGCCTGTTGGTGATCGCCGTGCTGGTCCGGCAGTTCCTGGCGGTCAACGAGAACCGGCGGCTGGTGGTCGCTGTCACGCAGCAGGCGCTGCGCGATCCGCTTACCGGCCTGCCCAACCGGGCACTGTTCAACGAACGTCTCGACCACGCCATGGCATTGCGTGAACGCGACGGCATCGCGGTCGGCGTCGTCGCGGTGGACCTCAACGACTTCAAGCTCGTCAACGACAGCCTCGGCCATCCGGTGGGCGACAAGTTGCTGACGGGGGTGGCCAACCGGTTGCTGAACTCGGTGCGCGCCGGCGACACGGTGGCCCGGCTCGGCGGCGACGAGTTCTCAGTGGTGGTGGAGGGCAGCACGGACGCAGCGCACCTCGTTGCCCACCGGGTGGTGGAGTCCTTCGAGCGGCCGTTCGTCATCGACGGCCAGGAACTGCTGATGCGTCCCAGCGTCGGTCTGGCGATCGCCGAACCCGACGAGCCGGGACTGTCGGCCGACGAACTGCTCAGTCGCGCCGACACGGCGATGTACTGCGCCAAGCGGGCCAGGACCCGCGGCGTGGAGACCTATCACCCGGAAATGGGTGTGGTCAGCGCGGCCGAGCGCGAAATTCTCGGCGGGGGACCGCTATCGGCCAACACCGGCGGGGTGGCGGCGATTCAGCTACTCGGTGATCTCCGTCAGGCCATCGCCGACTCCGAACTGATGCTGGTCTACCAACCGAAACTGGACCTGCGAACCAACCGGATCGTCGGGGTGGAGGCGTTGCTGCGCTGGCCGCGTCCCGACCGCGAGGTCCTCACCCCGGAGGAGTTCCTGCCGCTGGTCCGCCGGCACGGCCTGATGGCCGCGGTGACCGAACGGGTGCTCAACCGTGCGCTCGACGACGCGCTGGTGTGGCATGCCGCGTCCTTCGACATGCCGGTGGCGGTCAACCTGTTCGCCCCGTCGCTGGCCAACCTCGGCATCCCGGCCAAGATCACCGATGCCCTGACCCGTCGCGGGCTCGATCCCGCCGCGCTCACCGTCGAGATCACCGAGGACATGTTCCTGGACAACATCGAACGCACGCGTGCGGTGTTGAACGAATTGCGGCACAGCGGTATTCGCATCGCCATCGACGACTTCGGCACCGGCTACTCGGCACTGTCCTATCTGCGGGACCTGCCGATCGACGAAGTCAAACTCGACCGGCATTTCGTCGCGCCGATCCTGACCGACCCGCGCGGCGCCGCGGTGGTGCGCGCGGCGATCGACCTCGCCCATGTGCTCGGCCTGACCACAGTGGGGGAAGGGATCGAGGACGCCGCGACCGCGGATCAGTTGCGCGAGTTCGGGTGCGATATCGGGCAGGGCTTCTTCTTCAGCCCGCCGGTGACCTCAGTACAGCTGCTGGAGATGCTCAGGCGTCAGGCACCAGCTTCAACGAAATCGAGTTGA
- a CDS encoding putative bifunctional diguanylate cyclase/phosphodiesterase, whose translation MRSALSRQEGAVPKAAQVAVASGVVFVAFTIWIVGGLSRGTALAAVSDIALLVFTLPAIVFSVLAARAEHGRVRLAWAAITVGVISWGVGEALWSYYELIAKRSPFPSPADVAYLGFPVAACVALLVLPGGNTGPLRGRVLLDGLIVAASLFLVGWVTVLGPLYTSAGAISRLGFAVAIAYPLSDVVVLTMATVVLVRSGVRDRAPLTLATVGVACIALSDSAFAYLAAKGQYNSGRTIDIGWVAGLIFIAVAAAATRQRTRERSEALELPSWASIWLPYVPLLLAGIVAAANPPDLFRNRLVLIVAGLLVVAVLIRQFLAVSENRMLVTAVAEQALRDPLTGLANRALFNERLDHAMALRGRDGSTVGVISLDLNDFKLVNDNLGHSVGDELLIDVANRLRNAVRSVDTVARPGGDEFCLLVSGSADAPHLVADRVVQAFDQSFMFAGHELPMRPSIGLALADTGEPALGAGELMERADTAMYAAKRSGNRGVVTYDSQMHLATDAGDGEMFAPASSGAEAGGVAAIALLGDFRNAIANGELNLVYQPKFDLFTERIVGVEALLRWHRPDGQVVTPKDFLPLVHRHGLTGPVTEFVLNRALDDMVSWHEASFEVPVAVNLFAASMANRGIPAKLTAALAERGLRPAALTVEITEEVFLDNLERTRTVLEDLRRSGIRIAIDNLGSGNSVLPFLRELPIDEVKLNRHFISPVVGDPRAATVVRALICLADGLGLSAVAEGVEDAATVTWLRQHGCRLAQGHFLSLPLPSAELLPLLADGTSENRDTHIGRGVLG comes from the coding sequence ATGAGGTCCGCTCTGTCCCGCCAGGAGGGTGCCGTGCCCAAGGCCGCGCAGGTGGCCGTCGCTTCCGGAGTCGTCTTCGTCGCATTCACCATCTGGATCGTGGGCGGGCTGTCGCGCGGTACAGCGCTGGCCGCGGTATCCGACATCGCGCTGCTGGTCTTCACCCTGCCCGCGATCGTGTTCAGCGTTCTTGCCGCACGCGCCGAGCACGGTCGCGTTCGGCTGGCCTGGGCCGCCATCACTGTGGGAGTGATCAGCTGGGGAGTCGGCGAGGCGCTGTGGAGCTACTACGAACTGATCGCCAAGCGGAGTCCGTTCCCGTCGCCGGCCGACGTTGCCTACCTAGGCTTCCCCGTCGCCGCGTGTGTGGCGCTGCTGGTGTTGCCGGGCGGGAACACCGGACCCCTTCGCGGCCGGGTGCTGTTGGACGGCCTGATCGTGGCGGCATCGCTGTTCCTGGTCGGCTGGGTCACGGTGCTCGGTCCGCTCTACACCAGCGCCGGCGCCATCAGCCGGCTCGGATTCGCGGTCGCGATCGCCTACCCGCTCTCCGATGTGGTGGTGCTGACGATGGCCACGGTCGTGCTGGTCCGATCGGGGGTGCGTGACCGCGCTCCGCTGACCCTGGCGACGGTGGGCGTGGCCTGTATTGCCCTCTCGGACAGTGCGTTTGCCTACCTCGCGGCCAAGGGACAGTACAACAGCGGTCGGACCATCGACATCGGTTGGGTGGCGGGGTTGATCTTCATCGCTGTCGCGGCTGCGGCAACCAGGCAGAGGACGCGGGAGCGCTCCGAGGCGCTGGAGCTGCCGAGCTGGGCGTCGATCTGGTTGCCGTACGTGCCGCTACTGTTGGCCGGCATCGTCGCGGCCGCCAACCCGCCGGATCTGTTCCGGAATCGTCTCGTCCTGATCGTCGCCGGTCTGCTGGTGGTCGCGGTACTGATTCGTCAGTTCCTCGCGGTGAGCGAAAACCGGATGCTGGTGACCGCGGTGGCCGAGCAGGCACTGCGCGATCCACTGACCGGGCTGGCCAACCGTGCCCTGTTCAACGAGCGGCTAGACCACGCCATGGCGTTGCGTGGGCGCGACGGCAGCACGGTCGGCGTGATCTCGTTGGACCTCAACGACTTCAAGCTGGTCAACGACAACCTCGGCCACTCTGTCGGCGACGAACTGCTCATCGATGTCGCCAACCGTCTGCGCAACGCGGTGCGGTCGGTCGACACCGTCGCCCGGCCCGGCGGAGACGAGTTCTGCCTCCTGGTGTCCGGCAGTGCCGACGCGCCGCATCTGGTCGCCGATCGGGTGGTGCAGGCGTTCGATCAGTCCTTCATGTTCGCCGGTCACGAACTGCCGATGCGGCCGAGTATCGGGCTGGCGCTCGCCGATACCGGCGAGCCCGCTCTGGGCGCCGGTGAACTGATGGAGCGCGCGGATACCGCCATGTATGCAGCCAAGCGGTCGGGCAATCGCGGTGTGGTGACGTATGACTCGCAGATGCACCTGGCGACCGACGCCGGCGACGGGGAGATGTTCGCTCCGGCCTCCAGCGGGGCGGAGGCCGGTGGGGTAGCGGCCATCGCTCTGCTCGGCGACTTCCGCAACGCCATCGCCAACGGCGAACTGAATCTGGTCTACCAGCCCAAGTTCGACCTGTTCACCGAGCGGATCGTCGGTGTCGAGGCGTTGTTGCGCTGGCACCGCCCTGACGGCCAGGTGGTCACGCCGAAGGATTTCCTGCCGCTGGTGCATCGGCACGGATTGACCGGCCCGGTAACCGAATTCGTGCTCAATCGCGCTCTCGACGACATGGTCAGCTGGCACGAGGCGTCCTTCGAGGTGCCCGTCGCGGTCAACCTCTTCGCGGCATCGATGGCCAACCGCGGGATTCCCGCCAAACTCACTGCCGCGCTCGCTGAAAGGGGCCTGCGGCCCGCAGCGCTGACCGTCGAGATTACCGAGGAGGTGTTCCTCGACAACCTCGAGCGCACTCGTACGGTGCTGGAGGACCTGCGGCGCAGCGGAATTCGCATAGCCATCGACAACCTCGGCAGCGGCAACTCGGTACTGCCGTTCCTGCGGGAGTTGCCGATCGACGAGGTGAAGCTGAACCGGCACTTCATCTCACCGGTCGTCGGTGATCCGCGCGCCGCGACCGTGGTCCGTGCCCTGATCTGCCTTGCGGACGGGCTAGGCCTGTCCGCCGTCGCCGAGGGGGTCGAAGACGCCGCAACGGTGACGTGGCTTCGCCAACACGGTTGCCGGCTCGCTCAGGGCCACTTCCTGAGCCTGCCGCTGCCGTCGGCAGAGTTGCTGCCGCTGTTGGCCGACGGCACATCCGAGAACCGCGACACGCATATCGGCAGGGGTGTGCTCGGTTAG
- a CDS encoding DUF3000 domain-containing protein, producing MSAAKVRPEIELGPIRPPQRLAPYSYAIGAEVKQPETEVIPERSEGDAFGRLILLHDPDGSEAWDGTMRLVAYIQADLDSSEAVDPLLPEVAWSWLVDALESRSEHVTALGGTVTATTSVRYGDISGPPRAHQLELRASWTATTMSLGTHVQAFCEVLEHAAGLPPVGVTDLNSRTRA from the coding sequence ATGAGCGCCGCGAAGGTGCGGCCCGAGATCGAGTTGGGCCCAATCCGTCCACCCCAACGCCTCGCGCCGTACAGCTATGCCATCGGCGCCGAGGTCAAGCAGCCGGAGACCGAGGTCATCCCGGAACGCTCCGAGGGTGACGCCTTCGGCAGACTGATCCTGCTGCACGATCCCGACGGCTCGGAAGCCTGGGACGGCACCATGCGCCTGGTCGCCTACATCCAGGCCGACCTGGACTCCAGCGAAGCCGTCGACCCGCTGCTGCCCGAGGTGGCCTGGAGCTGGCTGGTGGATGCGCTGGAGTCCCGCTCCGAACACGTCACCGCGCTGGGCGGAACCGTCACGGCCACCACCTCGGTGCGCTACGGCGACATCTCCGGTCCGCCGCGCGCCCATCAGCTGGAGCTGCGCGCCTCGTGGACGGCGACGACGATGTCGCTGGGCACCCACGTGCAGGCATTCTGCGAAGTTCTCGAGCACGCTGCCGGCCTGCCGCCGGTGGGAGTGACCGACCTGAATTCCCGCACCCGCGCCTGA
- the hemE gene encoding uroporphyrinogen decarboxylase, whose amino-acid sequence MSTRRALPEAPFLAAATGRKPSRVPVWFMRQAGRSLPEYRALRAKNTMMQACFDPELICEITLQPVRRHSVDAAILFSDIVVPLRGAGIDLDIVPDVGPVIAHPIRAKADVDAMKSLELQRVSAVAEAVGLLVDALGEVPLIGFAGAPFTLASYLIEGGPSKLHEKTKAMMLAEPATWHALMGVLTDLTIAFLKVQLDAGVDAIQVFDSWAGTLSLADYRTHVLPHSTRVFTALAGYGVPMTHFGVGTAELLGAMAEAVAGHGAPAVVGVDWRTSLADAATRVGPGLALQGNLDPVTLLAGWPVVEKAARAVVDDGRLAIDAGAAGHVFNLGHGVLPPTDPELLTDLVALVHSL is encoded by the coding sequence ATGAGTACGCGTCGCGCACTGCCCGAGGCCCCCTTCCTGGCCGCCGCTACGGGCCGCAAACCCAGCCGTGTCCCGGTGTGGTTCATGCGCCAGGCCGGCCGCTCGCTGCCGGAGTACCGGGCGCTGCGAGCCAAGAACACGATGATGCAGGCCTGTTTCGACCCCGAGTTGATCTGCGAGATCACCCTGCAGCCGGTGCGCAGGCACAGTGTCGACGCGGCGATCCTGTTCTCCGACATCGTCGTCCCGCTGCGGGGGGCGGGTATCGACCTCGACATCGTTCCCGACGTCGGTCCGGTGATTGCCCACCCGATCCGCGCCAAGGCTGACGTCGACGCGATGAAAAGTCTTGAACTGCAGCGGGTCAGCGCGGTCGCCGAGGCGGTGGGTCTGTTGGTGGACGCGCTCGGCGAGGTGCCGCTGATCGGGTTCGCGGGCGCCCCGTTCACGCTGGCGTCCTACCTGATCGAGGGCGGCCCCAGCAAGCTGCACGAGAAGACCAAGGCGATGATGCTGGCCGAGCCGGCCACCTGGCATGCCCTCATGGGGGTGCTCACCGACCTGACGATCGCGTTCCTGAAGGTGCAGCTCGACGCCGGCGTCGACGCCATCCAGGTCTTCGATTCCTGGGCGGGCACGCTGTCGCTGGCCGACTACCGCACCCACGTGCTGCCGCACAGCACCCGGGTGTTCACCGCGCTGGCCGGCTACGGCGTGCCGATGACCCACTTCGGGGTGGGCACCGCGGAACTGCTCGGCGCGATGGCCGAGGCGGTCGCCGGTCACGGCGCCCCGGCGGTCGTGGGCGTGGACTGGCGCACCTCGCTGGCCGATGCCGCGACCCGCGTCGGGCCCGGGCTGGCGCTGCAGGGCAACCTCGACCCTGTGACGCTGCTGGCCGGCTGGCCGGTGGTGGAGAAGGCGGCCCGCGCCGTCGTCGACGACGGGCGGCTGGCCATCGACGCCGGCGCCGCAGGTCATGTCTTCAACCTCGGCCACGGCGTGCTGCCCCCGACCGATCCCGAGCTGTTGACCGACTTGGTGGCCTTGGTGCACTCGCTGTGA
- a CDS encoding protoporphyrinogen oxidase yields the protein MKTSYCIVGGGISGLVAAYRIRAAVGGDATITLFDPADRLGGILRTESLGGQPVDIGAEAFVARRPEVPALLAELGLADRQISTTGVRPTIFSQGRIHPLPPDTVNGVPTSAASVTGLVDDATIAQMAAEPHRRLQWQAGADPAVGAVVADRFGEQVVARSVDPMLSGVYAGSAATIGIRAAAPTIAAALDAGATSLTEAARRALPGGSRGPVFGAIEGGYQVLLDALIQRSGLQWVQAAVNQITADGAGWSVRDDEGTHRYADAVILAVPVPRLPALIGEIAPRAAAVAAGIPVASAAVLAMAAPGGTPFPPQSGVLVASGERLHGKAITLSSRKWGSRGNCELLRMSFGRFGDDIARSTSDTDLAAWAVADLLTVFGINVDPVDILVHRWLDAMPQYGPGHAALAAQLRADLPATLAIAGNYLDGIGVPACLAVAGSAAAAVVAATTRK from the coding sequence GTGAAAACCTCCTATTGCATTGTGGGGGGCGGCATCTCGGGGTTGGTGGCCGCCTACCGCATTCGTGCCGCGGTCGGCGGGGACGCCACCATCACCCTGTTCGACCCGGCCGACCGCCTCGGCGGCATCCTGCGCACCGAATCGCTGGGCGGTCAGCCGGTGGACATCGGCGCCGAGGCGTTCGTGGCGCGCCGCCCCGAAGTGCCGGCGCTGCTGGCCGAACTGGGCTTGGCGGACCGCCAGATCAGCACCACCGGGGTCCGCCCGACGATCTTCAGCCAGGGCCGAATCCATCCGCTGCCGCCTGACACCGTCAACGGCGTCCCGACGTCGGCGGCGTCGGTGACCGGGTTGGTCGACGACGCGACGATCGCGCAGATGGCCGCCGAACCGCACCGCCGACTGCAGTGGCAGGCCGGCGCCGACCCCGCCGTCGGCGCGGTGGTGGCCGACCGGTTCGGCGAACAGGTCGTGGCCCGTTCCGTCGACCCGATGCTGTCCGGGGTCTACGCCGGTTCCGCGGCGACCATCGGCATCCGCGCGGCGGCGCCCACCATCGCAGCAGCGCTGGACGCGGGCGCGACCAGTCTCACCGAGGCGGCCAGGCGCGCACTGCCCGGTGGCAGCCGCGGCCCGGTATTCGGCGCCATCGAGGGTGGTTACCAGGTGCTGCTGGATGCGCTGATCCAGCGCAGCGGGCTGCAGTGGGTGCAGGCTGCCGTCAACCAGATCACCGCCGACGGCGCGGGCTGGTCGGTACGCGACGACGAGGGCACCCACCGGTACGCCGACGCGGTGATCCTCGCCGTGCCTGTGCCCCGGTTGCCCGCACTCATCGGCGAGATCGCGCCCCGCGCGGCCGCGGTGGCGGCCGGGATTCCGGTGGCCTCGGCCGCGGTGCTGGCGATGGCCGCACCCGGCGGCACGCCGTTTCCGCCGCAGTCCGGTGTACTGGTGGCCAGTGGAGAACGCTTGCACGGCAAGGCGATAACGCTGTCGAGCCGCAAATGGGGCAGCCGCGGCAACTGCGAGCTGCTGCGCATGTCGTTCGGCCGCTTCGGCGACGACATCGCGCGGTCGACCTCGGACACCGACCTTGCGGCCTGGGCGGTGGCCGACCTGTTGACGGTGTTCGGCATCAACGTCGACCCGGTCGACATCCTCGTGCACCGCTGGCTCGATGCAATGCCGCAGTACGGCCCCGGTCACGCCGCGCTGGCCGCACAGTTGCGGGCCGACCTGCCCGCGACGCTGGCCATCGCGGGCAACTACCTCGACGGCATCGGCGTGCCTGCCTGCCTGGCGGTGGCCGGGAGCGCGGCAGCGGCTGTGGTGGCCGCCACCACGCGCAAATAA
- the hemQ gene encoding hydrogen peroxide-dependent heme synthase — protein MARLDYDELNATIRYVMFSAFAVEQGALGYDEDARAAVADETATFLKQQEDNGVVFRGIYDVAGMRADADFMFWTHAERIESLQSTYSDFRRTTTLGRVSKPVWSSVALHRPAEFNKSHVPAFLAGEEPGNYVCVYPFVRSLDWYLLPDEERRKMLADHGMAARGYKDVRANTVPAFALGDYEWILAFEAMELHRIVDLMRDLRATEARRHVREEIPFFTGPRVGVEDLVSKLP, from the coding sequence ATGGCACGACTGGACTACGACGAGCTCAACGCCACCATCCGATACGTCATGTTCTCGGCGTTCGCCGTGGAGCAGGGGGCGCTGGGCTACGACGAAGACGCCCGCGCCGCGGTCGCCGACGAGACCGCCACCTTCCTCAAGCAGCAGGAGGACAACGGGGTGGTGTTCCGCGGCATCTACGACGTCGCCGGTATGCGCGCCGACGCCGACTTCATGTTCTGGACGCACGCCGAGCGGATCGAATCGCTGCAGTCGACCTACAGTGACTTTCGTCGCACCACCACCCTGGGCCGCGTGAGCAAGCCGGTGTGGAGCAGCGTCGCGCTGCACCGCCCCGCGGAATTCAACAAGAGCCACGTTCCGGCGTTTCTGGCCGGCGAGGAACCCGGCAACTATGTGTGCGTGTACCCGTTCGTCCGTTCGCTGGACTGGTACCTGCTGCCCGACGAGGAGCGGCGGAAGATGCTCGCCGACCACGGGATGGCCGCCCGCGGGTACAAGGATGTGCGCGCCAACACCGTGCCCGCCTTCGCGTTGGGCGACTACGAATGGATCCTGGCTTTCGAGGCCATGGAGTTGCACCGCATCGTCGATCTGATGCGTGATCTGCGGGCCACCGAGGCCCGCCGGCACGTCCGCGAGGAGATACCGTTCTTCACTGGACCGCGCGTCGGCGTGGAGGATTTGGTGTCGAAGCTGCCCTGA